The following is a genomic window from Phaseolus vulgaris cultivar G19833 chromosome 6, P. vulgaris v2.0, whole genome shotgun sequence.
AATGTTGGGTTTGGGATGGGTTGTATGGCCCAACTCTTTTTTAAAATGTTGGGTTTGTGTCTTATGTGGAATGCGTCTTCTTCTGTGGAGTGCGGTGGTCGATAGAACGGAGCGTTCGCGGGTTGCAGGTGGTTCATGCGGTGGTTGCGATGGTCGCGGGTTGCAGGTTGAAAGTAGACTCTTACGAGTCTACGAGTCGAGTCTACGTAGACTCGCGAGTTTGACAACCTTGATCTCGGCTATAGATTTTTGTGTGTCCTTTAGCAACCAATCAAGATTTACAATGATTATGTTATCATCAGGTTCTATTTTGAAAGTATACAACAATCAACACCCAATAATTGATTTGCCAAAAGAGGAATCATTCCCAGGTACCATTACTTTGAAGGGCACACATCTCATCAATAATCGTTTTTTGCCACTGAGTGAGATAAAGCTTCACCTAGAGACTTAGGAATAGGAGTAGAGGATAATGAGGACAAACAAGTATATTGTATGGGGGAAGGTGTATGATAACTAAGGTTTGTATAGTGGGAAAAGGGGTTACAGGTACAATGTGTACCTTTTCAAATAGCAATAGACCAATCATTTTTAGATAGAATCAGATCTAGTATGGGAGATCGCGTCGAGAAAGGATTAGACAGAGCCTCCACTATATTATTATTTGTCAAAGATGGACTCGTACTGGAATATCACAAGATTGGGTCAATCAAGTAAGAGACAATAAATTAAAAGGGCAATTAGGGACATAAACAACAGAGATAATAGTAAGGAAGATGAGGGGTTGTGTAGTaccaattctagaagcttgtgTTTGTGAACCATTAACCGCAATTTTAAAAGGCAAGTTGTCACCTTTAGTAAAGGAGGAGAAAAGAGAACGATTACCAGATATTAGTTGCACCAATGTCAATAACCCAAAGACCAAGGAAGGTGATTCAGATAGACAAGTAGATTAATTACCTTTGTATGCTACCGAAGCAATGTTACTAGTGAACTAGTGTGTCGCACACCTTTTAATAAAGTCTTCAAATGTTGCTAAAGATGGATCAATCAAGAATGTAGGAGCAACAAGTGACTCAACAATGGAAAGTGGAACATTTAGACTTGCCTATCTTCTCAGGACTAACAGTATGGTTAGAAAAGATAGGAGAACTTGTTTTGGAGGTTGATGAGGTGTTagaagattttattttttttaaaagctggaggaaaaatataaaaatctaaGGAGAGGGCACTGAAACAATGAAAGTGAGCCTCAGAGTGAGGTTCACAAAAAGAAATTCCAAAGACAAAGGATCTATCAAGTCAACACAATTTTGAAAAAGGCTTTAGATACCATGTTAAACTCTAGCAAAGAGAGAAACATTGAACTGAAACCATGTGTTTCTAAAACTGCACAGATGTTTTATTTATATCGAGAAAAAGAAATTGATACAATATATATTAACAAAGATATAATACGCTATAATACAGGAGTAAATAAAAAAGTtcctaataatatatattatataatctagatATTCCTAATTACATAGGATCAACTCCTTATTcctataattataataatatttctgATTATATAGATCAGCtccttatttctataattataataCAATCTCATACCAAGCAACCCAACAAAAACTTTCTGTCCAACTAAAAACACACAAACTAGCCACTCAAATTTACTTCAGTAGTTCAGTCATCAGTGTAATCAATTCAGAGAAGTTTGAACAGCCCACTGATACATTTACGCATATAATTAGAATTGTGacaaaattattcattttaagACCACAAAAATGagtaaaattaagaaaaaagcAGCAGACAGGCAAAAAGTGCAATATTGAGAGCAAAAAAAGCTGAAAGCAATTATAAACAGAAACAAAATATGTCAGCacctgataaaaaaaaaccaccTTCTCTCCAGGGATAAACTCAAGCCTACAGAAAAcatttaccaacaaactataaGACAAATGAAACCATAACCACAAAACCTTAACAATACTGATTTGCAAGAATATAATAatctttttcttctaaaaaaaatacacaacaaAACTTGCTATAATATAAgctcaaaatagaaaaaaaaatactacaaaTCTTCAATTAGAACAAGTGCAATGCAGGATATGTCtctaaatcaaatattaattatgtaTAACTAACTAAAAGTGTGTTCATAGTTTTAGCAAAGTCGATATCTAAAGAACGGATTACAAGGATCGGTTCTTCCCAATGTTGTGAAAATCACACTCCAACACGGATCATTCAATCCAACTCTTTTTTGCTTACCCCACAAATCGTGTATCTAGCAGAAAAGGCATTGAATGTGTTGTATGCTCACTTATAAGCTATTAAAGTATAGTTACTCAGCAACACAGAAATACTTTTCTGTAGTAGAGGGCTGTCCAACAAAGTATTTTTGCTGAGTAAGTATACTCTAATAGAAGCATTCAATTGTGGGATCATGACTACAGAAAACATATTTTCAGGAGCAAACAAACCAAGTCGGGTCCCACAAACCATCTAAGAAAACTGCTTTTTAATGCTGGATTCCCTAAATGTTGTTGCACAACCCTCGATCTAGCTCTCCCAACTCTTCTACCTTAATAGCCAACCCTCTATGGTACCCTCTTCTCTCATGCCTtttatatacttattttttaatgttttatgtaATGTCTAAAACTTATGTACAGTATGAGTtgaatcttttaagtttaaatatatatatatatatagttgcGAATTAGAGATTATTAtttatacacacacatatatactTTTCTATGCACACATGTATGCAATCCAATGATCATACACCCCCTCCCCAGTTTCAACACTGCAATATGACTTTCACAATCTTGCTTCTAGCACATACTGCATTTCCTTTTAAGCAGCATCCATACTTGAATTGCGGGTGCTAATTTAACCAGTTGAACTGACTGGTTTGAACTTAGTCTAATAACAATACTTAATGGATTATTTAAGTGTTTGGTTCTTCCTCCTTAATAGTTTAGTGGGTGAAATGCTTGGGTAAACAATATCAAAAGAATTCATTCAACTATCATCTTGTTAAGTAAAATGCATACCATGACTCTAATATCTCTATCTTCCCCCTCCTAGATTGGAAACAAATATCCTtggatattaaaaaaaaggataacACCTTTATCcatctgaaatttgttatgcttCACTGAAAAATTTCGTTGGTGGTGAAACTTTTTAGAGTAGTCACATTACATTAAAACTTGGCCATCTATATATTACTATTCAGTTTTCTTGTTTAAATTTGACTCTCATAATGTATGTATGCATGTGTATGTGCGTAAATATTTATGTTTCCCCAAACTTTTCAAATGCATATATATAAAACTTCAAAAAATAGTTTGGGGGAATTGCTTCCTTGTCCCTGATAAGCTCTGCAGCCTGGATATGATCTCAACAatcttatattatattttcaaaataccAAAACAATTTATGGTGTTTAGTATGGAATTAGTTAATCCTTTTAAGCAAGAATGAGATGTCAAGTTTGTTTCTTAGCTAGCCCCTCAGTTAATCAGGCATGGTTGACATTGACTATTCTGATTCAAATGTCAAGTGAGCAAGagcttttaaaattttcaaaagccTCAGTCTATAAACATTTGGAGGGTTTTGGGTTTACTTATCTATAAACAAAGCTTTTTCATTCATTTGATAGATAAATAATAATGcattcatataattttatttattcggtaattttataatttttttaagtcatTAATGTTTATTGGAAGTCAACAAGAATTTCAATAACAATCTCTGAatgtaaataatttctattCATGTACTAAAGCTGTATCTGCAACGcaagattttttaataatacggCAATTTGAAAAATTCTCTACATCATCTGCCCTCACTCCCATATAACACTGGTGAATTAAATTCTATGACAACATGTAGGATTTCCCTCCAACAAAGATAACCATTCAGTTCAATGTGAATTTGAATCGTCATTAAAGTAAGATACAGACATGCTAAAAGTTTGTAACAAAAAGAATCCAGTTTATAAATATAGTTATGGATGACACAAGATTGTATATGCAGATTACATATTCATTTAATCTCCTAATCTcctaataaaactaaaattaaaaatagaatgcACTACTTACCAACCCCTTTTCATCAACTGACTAGCCACAGATGCTACCTTTGCTTGAACATAGCTATCAGGAGAACTAGCATGTTGCATGATATAGCATAGACAAAAACTGCAACAGATATTGAAAGAGGAATCAGACATTAGAGTAAAAGAATAAAACTTCTGTTTTGTAAAACTGAGTGGCATTTGTCACATTAGCAAAGTGGTTATTTATGCTACATATTGTTGAGTTTAGTCCACATCGGCAAAGTAGTTATTTCTGTTGAGTTTTGTCCCACATCAGCTTCATGATTGTATTATCTCATTTACATCTCTCACTTTGAGAAATCAAAAAAGCAATAATTGAATCAgtattttttttcagatttacattttatattttttatttggatcTAAGTTTTCTTTAGACAATCAGTAACTAAAGATCAAATAGAAGCATCAGCATGACTGAGTCTGAAAGAAAGTTGTGTTGTAACTATCGAACAAAAGACACATTATAGATATTTGGCTCCCAGCTCTTGAGGCAAGGATTTAGGAACAACCATACTACTTGAAGCTAAAACATTGTATTTCATAACACATACATAGTTCCATGCACCACATTTAGGTGGATTGATAAGCAAACTTTAAAAACAAATGGCGCAACaatgttttccttttttatgatgcaggaaaaaaatcaagtatCATTTAAAGTGGTCCACATACTTCGGTTATGTTTTACACCTATAGTCTTGATAAGccttttgattttaattttagattttgtaCTTCTTTTTAGTGTGCTTTGTATTTCATTCAATTTTGCAGTTCATGGGCATAATCCAAATTCTTGAAAGTCCGTGCctcttcttattttatttttctcgtCATAGCTTCTCTTAACCACAAGATTTTTGTTAAACATGATGTCTGAATCTCTACATTATTCATGGCATGGAGAATATGCACCAGCACAACACATGCAGAAGGAGAAGGGTGGCTGCAGATTGGGTATATGGAAAATCTTGTTCCAAACCAATAAATGAGTTGGGTCTCTTTAGGAAAAATTAATACTTAAACCAAAAAAAATCTGGTTTGGCTTGGGCCAGTTGGGATGTGATGAATGTGTTTGGGATTGACCCAAACCAAGAAGGTTTATTTCTCACCAAAGATAACTCATGGATACACAACTCAACCCATTTTTTACCTTTGGGTTAGATTGAGAGGCTTCACAAGAGTAATGCTGTCAATGGTAACCATTTTTTGGTAATGAATGGAAAAACTACTATTAGGTACATCAAAAAGATGTTTAATTGTAAACTATGTGAACAAGGCCACTTGTGATGTAAATATCAAAAACAACACAAAAGTTAGTGGAATTGAGATTATAGAAGACCTGATCAAGTTTCTCTTGACATCAGCACTGAGAAAAACCCATTCTCTAATAGCTGCTTCTCGGATTGCCGCAGCCGCCTGAAACCTTGCAGTTGCCACCTGGGAATTTTCTGCACATACAAAACCATTACAGTATTGAAGAAAACTAATAAGCTAAGGGAGAGAGAGTTCCTAAGAACTTTGTTCATATTCCATATCCTAATCTCACAAGATATGCGATCAATTTACATAGTTAAAGAAAATAGAACAAGATAGTCTAACTATGTTGATGCAGCAGAAGCGAAACAACTTACAAATATCAGCTAACTATAGTAACTAACCATGTTGATGCAGCAGAAGCCAAACAGAATTAACTAACCACTATGCTCATGTGGCAGATAATCAATCAGCTACAAAGCAAAAGAGCAGAACTCTACTACTCCCCCACAACCTCGGGCTTGTGAGCAACTCAAAACCCCGAGTTTGTCTATGATAAAACTTAAGCAAGTCTTCACAAGACCTTGATCAAGATATGAGCAACCTGAGCTTGGACTAGCATATTAGAGACAACAAGTGACTTGTTGAGAACTTGATTGTGAATCAGTTCAATAGGCTTTGTTCTGGACTGCAGAACAGGTTTGTGACTCAAAGCAATGTTCCTTTGATTGTCACAACACAATAGAAAACTAGAGTAGGAAAACTTGATGTTCATGACAACTAATGTCTCCAAATGTGAGAAGATGGAACTAAAGGTTTATGATGAAGaatatcataaatatttaaagttaaaatccaaAAGCCATGTGTAACCTTCCACCCAACCTAGTTTTTATCAGCTTGCATTTCTCATACTTCATTATTTAGGTGCTTCTAGTCACAATTCTAGTAATATTCTCttgttttcttctatttcttttcCTAGAGTTCCtcgatttattatttttaccaAAAGAGTCCAAAGTTGTTTCCCAAGGAGTTCATCAATCCTCCCTTTCACCCTCTTTGAACCTAAACTTTGTTCTTCTTGTCCGTACTTGCCCTTTTAACCTAATTTTTCTGAGTCAATTAATAAAATCATTAGATTGTTAACAAACCTTTGATACCAATTCTTGTGACATACAAGAGCATGGTACAGATTGACTGATTGGTGAAAGACGTGAATCTAGAAGACTATACTATCTTGGAACTAGACCTTTTATGTCTTATTTTTGCATATTCATCTCCTAAACTTTCACATGATTGCTTAGGTTATCCACACatatcaaaattgaaaaaaatggtTCTTGAGATCAGCAAACTTTAAGTCTTAGAGTGAGTCGTGTCAATTAGGGAAACATGTTAGACCTTTTCCGAAAAGAATTGAAACAAGATGTAACTTTGTTTTTTCCACAACTCATTCAGGCATTTAGGATCTAagtccaaataaaaaaaaatctttcaataTTTTTGGTACATTTATCAACGACTATTCTCATAGTGGGTTTATTTCAAGAAAGATCTATGTAAATTGGTGTCTTTTTGTCTTTCCTTAATGAAATAAAACACTAGTTTAGCAAAGTTATCAAAATCTTGAGTAGTGATAATGCCAAAGAATACTTCTCTAACTTTTCTACTCTTTTAAGTTCACATGACATTTTACATCAATCTATATATCCTCATACACCTCAATAAATTGGTAtagcaaaaataaaagaataagaaaaaaaaaaaagatgtttAGCTGAAACTGTTCATACCTTATTACTTGGTGCTAATGTACCAATTCATCATTGGAGTTGTTAAACTATAGGAAAGATAAGAGATATTGAGTTGAAAGAATGTGTTTCTAAGACAACCTagatgttttatttatattgaaaaaatgGTATCAATACAATAAATGAAGGATATTTGATATCCTTTAATAATAAAGACATGatacaacaataaataaaagcaTTCCTCAATTTAGTTTGTAAATTATGTCAGTCTCTATATGGTTTGAAACAATCTCCACCTGCTTGGGTTGGAAAAATTACCAACATTGCACAGATTTTTGCACTAAAACATAGTGAAGTAGATCATTCAATCTTCCTTTGTCTTACCTCTCCTGAGAAATGTGTATGATGACAAAGTCATTACAGGGAATGTTGCGACTAAAATTTCTTAGTTAAAGAAGCATTTATGCAATCACTTTTAGATCAAAGATCTCAAATGTCTTGAATACTTCTTGGGTGTATTGAAGTAGCTCAATCAAAGGTAATGTAAtttctcaaagaaaatatgccTTGGATATCCAACAAGAAACCGATATATTGTAGACTTATGGATATTCCTTCATATTCAAATTAGAAATTAATGGTATAACAAAGTGAACCTTTCTCAAACCCATAAAGATATAAAAGACTTATTAAAAAGGCGGATATTTTGTTTGTCACGCATGTAAACTCACCAAGAATGAATTGGCAAGTCTTGTATGGCTGAGAAGACTGGCCTAATGACAAAATAACTGCCTCAGAAGCTCCTGGATTGATATGCATCTGAAAATAAAAGCATAATGACTACATATGTATATGTATTTGCATGTCTATGTGTTCATACTTCAAATAAAATGATTGCATAAACTTTATTCCTTCACTGCATCCACATGAATGAAGTGAGAGTGTTAAAGAAATAtcattttcaagaaaaaatagTGGAACTACGAAGAAGTAGTAATACACTTGCAATGTTCATCAGTTTAACATCTGCCTTCTTCCAaaaaaatttagagagaaatttttaaaaaaaaaagtaaatatactACCATATAAGTGTATATAACATAATATTGGATTCTTTTATGCATGAATGTGATCATGCTATTTTTACCTTCTACTCTgaacaaaacaaataaaacacTCATCAGAATAATCAAGACTAATTAAATTCCACTTCGCCGATCTTTCATTACATACGACAAGAATCGCAGGAATAACAACTGACGTCAAAGTACATATCAGATACTCAAACTAGTTTTATAATCAGAACCAAGGTGAACAACTAAACGTGAAACGGATTTTTTCAGAATTTAGTATTTAGATTCTCAATCTCAAAACTAGGGAAACTGAGTTCCGTGTTCTTAACTATGCATTCTCGTCTTCTCCacttcaaaaaaaaaagagcggGGATTACAGCGGGAGAGAATGATTGGAACCTGAATGGAAGTGCAAGCGTGTTCGATGGCTCGCATGGTGGACTGAAGTTCTTTCAAATCTGTAGTTGGCGTAAACCCTTGCATCTTCGCGATAGgaacaaattgaagaaaaggaattGAAAATAGTTTATCAGGATGCAATTAGTTTTATTGGCTATATTTCGTTACATGCATTAACGGAAAGATCACCGCCGAAACATGTGTCGTTTCGTCGCCGATGATGACAAGAATCTTGAGAAGTGAATGAATCGGGGAATGAGAAGAGGATAGTGAGAGAGTGAGAGAGTGAGAGTGTGAGGGGTTTAGGGTagtgagaaaagaaagaaaaatttatttgaaGCGCGGTGAGAGCAGAAGCAGAGGGTCCATTGGACTGTGATGTGTCTGAGCGGCTGGGTTCAGTCGCTCCACTTCTACTACACCTAACCCAGTCTCCTTTCTTCTGTCTGCCCAAGTTCCGAACTCTctgagagtttttttttttcttcacattACATtacaaaaaactaaaatttacaataaataaatgctTTTAATATAGTTTAGAAAATGTAATCACTgataaaaatcaaaatcttaatttaattttaaataataaataacaaattaaaaaggTTAAACAGAAAAATCTTCTAGCCGCCTTAGTCCAATAAAATATCCTACAAATActtgtattaaaaatattaaaaaatataacattcaattttgtttacagggttttttttcaaattttgttttgttcttttgtttatcacttttagaattctaaataatattatttatttttcattatattatatatttttattttaccttttcttagtccttcaatttatttttatatttggaatttttatggttaaaattttaatttaatcttattgagacaaaaatttattctttaCACCCGTCAAATGTTATGAATgtttcataaattaatatttacatttttaacagtttaaaattgataataacTATTGTCTTATAtcgattaaaaaaattaaattatattattatagtatatatatatatatatatatattaaaaaattaaaacataatttttatcaAGTTGATTTAGTGATATTTAGTTAAACATAAATTCGCTTATTAAAATAGTatcacaataaaaatatattttaattttttttattgttattcatCTCTAATTAAACTAtctatacatattttattttatttttttcataacagttaaaaataaaaaattgatttataatatataaatagagtATAATtctcatttttcaatttttacattaaatataaataagatcaaattataatatattaaaaaatataattttcgtATTACAAACTgattataagattgaattaaaaataaaaaaatttactaatAAAATCATCAtagattattataaaaaataaatctgtgttcttgtaattttttataaaaaaaaaaaaaattacttgttAAAACCCTTATTATTCTCCTCtaactttatttgtaatatttaataCATATACCTCTGCAAACTACTGCCACTCTCCTTCCTCAAACCTTGTGCATCAATCTCACATTTATAATAAtccatatttaaaaaataattgttatgtAAAGCCGTAGAAAAGTATAATTGTACAAAATGTATAATAAGGTTGTGAATAATGAAATCTATTATAAAAGAGATGTGTATATAACATAGAAATATTTAtacattgatattttttaaataaaagaattgaAACAGTTAAGGTAATGTATGGTTGAAATTAATAGGTAGTTGTGTCTGCAAAAGGCACTAGAACCTTATTAGGCAAGGATGATTAAGCTTAATCTTATGATTAAACTTAGAACATTAATTATGTGATTAAATCTAAGACGATGTCGTCTTTGGTAGTCGACTtgcaagaaaaatatttaatagaatTGTTATGAACATCAAGAACTCAAATTTCCTTTTCAagttcattttataaattaaagaggataaaataatgaaatatgatgatcatttaaaaaaaaaattctatcaaATTTCGACTTTGTTTGgtgtttttatattaaaaatgaaaactatttaaaactctTCCTTAGTGGGTCGGATAGTATATTACTTTCTCTCAAAACTAGCTCATTCATCTTCTCTACTCGTTTTACCTTTCAGTCTTCTCGTAACCCAAACTCGAATGGTACTTATAAAAAATACTATGACATTCAAGTCAGTTAGTATTCGATACTTGATTGTCAGACACCGTATATGACGATGTACCTGAATCTTGATATCtatcttatttatattattttagtggaCCTTTCTCATTAGGCCGGACTAGAAAACTTGGGTCAAGTTTAGAAATACATTACAtagttttttattgttgattagTCTCAATAACTCTACTTAAGCGTAATTGAGTTTGTGAGATCGGTCGGTCCAATGACCGAGTCCCATGCCATAATGTCGGTCGTCTGGATCCTCCTGGTATAAAtgtatatttctaaatttattaagaaatattttcttaagtaaaattaatttaaaaagtaatgcTAAGTATTTTAACGTAAATTGCAAGTAAAACTGTTGATGCTTAACAACTTTGATAAGTAATTAGTATTTATCTCTATAAGTATTTAACTGGATGAAACATAGATAGTTGTAGTCATTCAAAAAAGGACTATTAACTTTTTCTTAACAGTATCATAGCGAAGAAGTGTAGTGACTTCTTTGAATCTTATACTTTACTTTTTCTTACAAATCCAAAATGGTGGGGTGGTAGaacataattttaactttttcgcctcctttttttttgttttaataactAACAAAATAGcaattttatttgtttgaatCTTCTTTGGGCTTACATAGAGAAATTTGTTGA
Proteins encoded in this region:
- the LOC137831830 gene encoding uncharacterized protein isoform X5, with the translated sequence MQGFTPTTDLKELQSTMRAIEHACTSIQMHINPGASEAVILSLGQSSQPYKTCQFILENSQVATARFQAAAAIREAAIREWVFLSADVKRNLISFCLCYIMQHASSPDSYVQAKVASVASQLMKRGWLEFIPGEKVVFFYQVNKAIVGAHGIDMQFAGLKFLESLNFLHLLQVLWAFQGNFMSSVGGHLNGST
- the LOC137831830 gene encoding uncharacterized protein isoform X4; this translates as MQGFTPTTDLKELQSTMRAIEHACTSIQMHINPGASEAVILSLGQSSQPYKTCQFILENSQVATARFQAAAAIREAAIREWVFLSADVKRNLISFCLCYIMQHASSPDSYVQAKVASVASQLMKRGWLEFIPGEKVVFFYQVNKAIVGAHGIDMQFAGLKFLESLFFLFNSISIAIRIFSIYFKCYGPSKGIS